The sequence TGCCCAAAAGTGCCTGAGGTTGTGGAGTGCCCGTAGGGTTTGTGTGGGAACAGAGCCCAGGGCCTCAGTGGAGCAAATCTGAGAAGCCAGAACTGAAAGCTGGTGGAAGTGCTGGCTCTTTTCCTTACCATGGTCACAAGGAGCCCTTGTCTAAGCTGGGAAAGTAATACTTGTAAGTCATTGAACCAATACCCCCTGCTTCAAGTTTTCCATGGaatcaagaaaaatacagaatgattTAGCCTTGTGTCATTAACCTTTAAAGCATTCCATTCAAACTAATAAGAAATatcatctgggaaaaaaaaaagacaaaacaaaaacaaacaaaacccccaaaatcatttttttttttttttctgtctgtttctaACACTTCAGGTTGGTTTTATCTCTGCAGTAATAACAGTTTTTTCTTTACCATCTAGTCTCATGATACAAATGTTAGTGGCAGCACTGAGGCAGGAGGACAGTAAATTTTGCATCCACAGTCAACGAGGTCCCCTGGGACTCTGCGACCATTTTCTGAGCAATCTGCCATGgtctgtaaaatgttttttgcaaGCATTTAGCCATCTCCCATGGGAGGGTATGAGAAGTTCAGCAGAGTGTGAGGTGCTGTTATTTGTAAATGTGATGAGAACAGAGGCATTTTCCAGAATGAGAATCTCGTCACTCTGAGAACCAGAAACATGCTGTTTGCTTGATCATTTATCTCACAGCAGCTCACAATAAATTTGTCCTCATAAGCAGTAAAATTTGACCTCTTACTCAGCATTCTGCTCTCTACAGCAGTATGATTTGTAGTGTCAGCAGATTTATAGAGAgcagtgaaaagagaaaaaaaaggcagaaaatcgGCTTACCTGGGTTTCATTTTCAGCCTGCCATGTAGGGATAGTTTCAGTAAGAGATTCCTACCGCTCTGGAGTGTATTCAGTATGTGTAAGTAATAGCATGTGCATGGTGTGTAAGGTCTAGGAGGTTCCCATGCCATGGAGATGCCCTTCCCAGAAGGGTCTGAGTACCAGagatgtagtatttaacaggaacaaaaaagataaatgcCCTGTCTTTTGTATATTGTCCTGTTTGCTGCATACTGACTAAAGACAGATGGGATGGATTGAATCACAGAAGTGATTCCTGCACAACTATGGGGATTTTGAGGTATTATTGAGATTGAGAGGGAAAATTTACAGCTACTCATATACTGATTACCACAGAGATGTTAATGTTTCAAGCCATAGGtagtctttattttaaagtctcttatttttttttcttttaataataattgtccaaaaatatagaaaaagtgCTAACACTAAAAGCAAGAGGCTGAGAGAGAGGTTGTCCTTCCTAGAAAGCTGCTTGTATCAGGTGTAGAGACAGCTTTCAAGGCCCCTCAGCCATGTAAGCAATATGTCTTCCTCAAGGCTGAGGAAGCAAGGCTGGACCAAGTTATTACCGACATGAAGAATGGAGCAGCATGAGAAAAAGGTATAAGTGCAGGGAAGAGCCCTGGAAAAGAGCCCTGCAGGATAAAGCCCTGGAAGATTGCTGCCAGTAGAGGATTCTCATCCTCATCTTTTGGGTTCACAGTAATCAGGCAAGCTCTGTtctgaggagaaaataaaaagcagtgaaattCTCCATATCTGGAGACTGTTGTGTGTCCTTGGGCAATCGTTCACATTTTAGTCTCATGTTAATTTCATGCATGTCTTCAGTGTTTTATGGGGACTTCTGAAGGTTAAAAATTCCAAAGTGCGGGTGTCTACGGTAGAATACCTTCTGTCTTTCAGAAGGATTACATTATCTTATTGTCTGGacttttgcaaaacattttggattttttttccatgatgaaATGGTTATGTTTACACTAAACGCATGCAAACAGGTGATTTGCCACAGGATTTCTTtgtaaagcaatttaaaattacGGTCACATGGTTTGTTTTCACAggcttggtttttgttttgttttgttctgtattttattttattttttctagggGAAAAACACCAATGTTCACTagtttgtaattaaaaaaacacagctggCATCAATGGATCTCAGTTGTCACTACGTATAATTTCAGTTGACATGCATTTAGTTAATTTTATCACATGACTGTAGGTAGAACGGAACGTCAGCAAGTTTACAGAAGAGTAAAATTAATTGGTATGTATTTCAgacataaaatacaatttttaaatgttgtttctgTGGCAAGACCTTCTTTATTCTCGCaaagaataattatttatgCAGCAATTCCAGGATTTCCTTCTGCAGCCACTGAACAATTTGGAGTTTTGCCTACACAAGAACAAGAAATTAACTTGTTCTGTGAGTAGACGCCAAAAATATTCCATGGGATGGTCCCAACTGTCATAAAGGACTAAAGTCCTCAGGGCTGATCATGAGTCTCTGCAGTTAGAGTGTGACAGTCCCACCTCTGTGACCAGGTCCAGAGAGACACAGTTGGTTGTGTTCTTTGTGGTTTCAGCCTCCAAATCTAGCTGTTACTTTCCgagtattcttttttttgacaaagcagttaatgtggtttttaccccaaaatacattatttacaaaattatttagaaaaagatagatttaaaaaatatatatttagctaTTTTTCTTACTATGACTGAAGGTGTTACTAACAAGAGAATGAGCAGGAATCAGTTATACCTGCTACAACTGACATCCACAGCAGTCTCTATGCATGCTCATTATAACTTGATGcaaaattttgatttattattatagACCATGTGCAAGATACACATAAAATAGCAACATATCAACAgatgactgaaaataaattgtcttcCATAATTTCCATTAAGTCTGCAAATGTCTTTAAATGACAGAAATTGTTCAGATGATGAAAATGttgttatatacatataaagaaatacatacaaTCTTCCACAGATATTCATTCATTGTGAAATTCCCAGACTTGtgcagttctttaaaaataagatcaggaaataaaagtaaacatttttaatcCAAATATGTACTTAAAAGAAGTAATGGAGAGACTGGAGTGCGTTTCTACCCCTGAGAAAGAGCCAGATAGATTTGTTCTATTTAGCCAATAATTTGGTACGAAAACCTGATCTCACCGAAGTCAACACCACTATGATTGCATCCTTAGCCTTAGTTTTAATTCTTCCTTGAGCATGACATTTTCACTTGCACAGAGAGACAGCATAAAGCTATTGCATCTCTTCAATCTGATTTAGACTTTACCACATCTCCATTTCCCTCTTTACTGAAATAGGATTTAGGAGTGGTCTTCACCCACGTACATAAGGACAAGTTTTCTTCTAATAGAGCTctattgtaagaaaaaaatctagaatacaagtatttattttaataaacacaaaatacagtgctttttaataaagataaaattaagTATTTGAAAACATACCACATTTTCTACAAACAGACTTTGTCCCTAAGGCCCTGGTTTTGCCTTCACTAGTTAGCTGTGCAGAACATAGGGTCTAtgactttcttccttcttttgcttAATGTATCTATGTCTGCTGGTAGAAATACTTCTTAGTCTTTATAACTGAAATAACAACTTCCTCAAAGATGCGTAAATCTGTACAAAGTTGATACATTTTTCCTGAGTATACTTTCAAACCATGTTATAAGCTTATCACCTATATTGATGGttagttatattttaaattgcttttataattttttctttgaatataaaTTGAAGGAAAATGGATTTTGAATTGTAATAagtgaagggagaaaaataatttaaggcATTTTATGTAGGTAAATGGATACATTACAGtatgaaaaaatactgttacaTAAAGAGGTTTCAGCATGGAAGAGCTGTATTTAGTCatctaaattaatttaaattttataattttttttgatttccagGTCAAATCAAATACAATTATTTGGAGTAATGCCTAATATAAAAACTTACTTTAAGCGGCATGAGTTATTGTCCACATGTCAGCACTCATTAGGTAGCAGTATCTGTCacattacatttacatttattttgtggcCACCAGGCAGCGCAGGATCCCATTCAGGAAATGTCGTGGTGTAGAATCCACATGTAATAATTTAGAATTGTTTCAACAATATCCTATCGTTTGTGAAGAAGGATCAAATTTTCAAGCACTTCTTTCTCTGAACAATTATTTGTATAAGCTTCGTTTAGGATAGTTGAGGAAATACCAGCATAagggtcatagaatcatagaatcataaagtagtttgggtcggaagggaccttaaagcccatccagttccaaacccctgccatgggcagggataccacAGACTAGATTAgattgcccagggcctcatccaacttggccttgaacagctccagggatggggcatccacaacttctctgagcaacctgttccagggcttcaccaccctctgagggaagaattttctcctaatcaCTAATCTAAATCacccttcttttagtttaaaaccattcccccatGTCCTACCATTATCTGCCTAagaaaaaagttgctctccGTATTTTTATAAgttccctttaagtactgaaaagctgctatGAGATTGccctggagtcttctcttcttcaagCTGAAGTTACCTGACAAATTGTCATAGGTCCTAATTAATAACTTCTTGTAGTGGATTGTAGATCTCTAGACCTTTAATCTAGAGAAAATAGTTACATTTCTTTATATATCTATTCACAGAGTTTGCATTACTCATCAGTCTACATTAGGTTACATTAGTTTAGACACCAAGGGTGGATTTTGTTCAAGATTACCTTTACATGTGAGGCAAGTATCTAAGTTGCAGTTATAATCAAAAGGATTTCCTCATTTGGCCACACACTGGAGTCTAGTGTCATCCAGGGTATCCTGCTTGGCATCCTGTTGCCATTCCAGATTATAATTTCCAGCATGTTGCAAATGTGTCAGGTATGTCAAAGTGCATCAGATGATATTAGCTgtatatttttaggaaaaataaatggggcaaaatgaaaattaattcttcTCTAAAGGAAGAATTTTGCCTAAAGTATATGTTTAAGAAATCAAACACTTGTATTATATTCTCTCCCATAAAATAAACTACAGAAGATAAACAGTAAATACATTGAGATGGGGAATACAGTGTatgtaattaaaacaaagaaacaaacaaacaaaaaactgtcaGGAAATGTTAATATTTGTGATCATACCAACATTCTTCTCTCCAATTCACAAGTTTGATTCAAAGATACAACTACTGCCACCAGTACATGCACAGAAATCTGATGTTTGGCTTACGCATGAAAATAGAGTATCTGTTTCAccctttcacagaatcacagaatggttggggttggaagggacctctgggttcatctggtccaaccatggctcaagcagggacacccagagcaggctgcccagcaccatgtccaggcagcttttgaagatcttcagcaagggagattccacaacctttctggggaacctgtgcctgtgctctgtcacctgcacagtagAGAAATGCTTCCTGGTGGTCAGAGGGGAATCTCCTGTGTatcagtttgtgcccattgcctcttgtcctggcaatcggcaccactgaaaagagcctggctctgttcAGTTAAAATAGTAAGGAGAATATTACTCTGCATCTTGGACAAGCTGGTATCCCTATAGACAAGTACCTTCACTGCACCTTGTAAGACCTGAATCCTGACCTTGGATAAACCACACAAAGCTcctcctggagaaaaaaatgcctcaTGTCTCGGAGCAGAATTCAGCTCTCAGAACTAAAACAGCTTGCACTCACTTGTtactttaattttgaaatgtattttcaattGATATCCTGTATAAATTATGAGCTGAGAGCAATGTGCTTTATCAAGAAGACAATATTACAAAGTGCTATCCAAATGGAAAGCCCCCAAGCAAGCAAGAATGATGAGAACATTACAACTATATTATTGGAGATCTCCATGACAGACTCTTGCATTGACTATCACACACTTACAAAGTATCAGTTTTCATTTGGTCATTGTTATTTAAAGCAGGAGAAGGCTTGCTCTTCTGACCATCAGTTCCTCCTTTGGATGTGTCCTGGAAGAAAAGCCTTGGCATCCACAGTGACATTAAAATTCGTTTGTATTCATTTCGAAAATTCTGGTTAAGAAGTCCATATATTATTGCATTAAGGCAGCTGTTGAAATAGGCCATGAAGTAGCTTATAATGAATAACCATTCAGGAACTTTTGGTGCCATTTCCAAAGGATCGATGGCTACAGCCAGTCCTATGAAGTTCAGAGGTGCCCagcaaaaggcaaaaatcacaaaaaccacaaacatgGTAAGAAAGTTTCTGAAGTCACTTGGCTTCAGTCTCGGCTTTGTTTCTGACTTGACTCGTCTTCTAACTTGAAGCACTAAAACCCAAATTCGAAGGTAGCAGAAACTCACAACGGTGATAGGGACGATGAAATGAATTACCACAACAGCTATTGTATAGTAGGAGCTTGCAGTCTGAACAAATGTGCATGAATAGATGCGTGGATCATACTTTAAAGAGCCAACAAAAAAATTTGGTACAGTTGCAATTACTGTTAATACCCAGACTAAGGAGACGTAGAGCATTGTGTTCCAACAGCTATACACTTTGTCATAGGCAAAGCTATGACATATATAGCAATATCGGTTTATTGCAATTGCAGTGATGTTGAAAATAGAGCCTATTACACTTAGTCCCATCACAAAACCACTCACTTTACAGTGCATTTCACCCAAAGTCCATCCATTGTGGAAAATAGCTAAGAGCACCAGTGGGTATGGATACAAGGCCACAACCAGATCAGCCAAAGCCAAGCTCACCACAAATGCATTACctaggggaaaaagaaaaatacatagaCATAAGTCTGTAAGCAAGCGTAGTtgtgaacaagaaaaatatgtattactTTATTTTGGATATCTGCAATATTAAATTATTGATGATGTCAGCAAGCAGCAGCTATATAGCACCAATAGGTCAGTAGGGGAAATAATTTTGTCATTCTACTTAGACCACCACAGAAATAGCTATGGCAACAGGATGTTTCAGATCTTTCGGTGACTGGATTATACTCTCCTTTCTATTTCGATCttcaatcacagaatcacagaatcgtctaggttggaaaagacctccaagatcacctagtccaacctctgacctaacactaacaagtcctccactaaaccatatcactaagctctacatctaaacgtcttttaaagacctccagggatggtgactcaaccacttccctgggcagcccattccaatgcctaacaacccttccagtaaagaagttcttcctaatatccaacctaaacctcccctggcgcaacttcagcccattccccctcgtcctgtcaccaggcacgtgggagaatagaccaacctctaccttgctacagcctcctttaaggtacctatagagagtaaggttgcccctgagcctcctcttctccaggttgaacaatcccagctccctcagctgctcctcataagccttgttctccagacccctcaccagcttcgtcacccttctctggactctctcgaacacctccgtgtccttcttgtagcgaggggcccaaaactgaacacagtactcgaggtgcggcctcaccagagccgagtacaggggcacaatcacttccctagacctgctggccacactgcttcttaaaCAATAAACATAACCATCAACGAGCCATTACATAAGCACGTGCTGAGGTGCTTCAGTATCACTAACTTTGCAGCTggatggaaaaggagaaaaagaaaaaggtctaAATTGCTGCAGGTAGGAAGGCTACTATGTTGTTCTAATCTATAACTGGAAAACTAACAGGCTTGACAGTTATCAAGGGCAAGGGTACATAAAGACGAGGCCTACAGGGATTAGAAGGATGCGTTGTTTTAAGTATATCCTGAATTGCTACACAATAAACTGTAATAAAGAAATTTTCTGCATGAATGTCCTACCCTGCAGTTATTTTGCCGGTGGATTGACTAAGGAAAAGTGAATTGCCTTCATTAGCTCCTGTAGAAAGGCATATTTAATTATATGCACATGGTAAAAATGTGCAAttacaagagaaagaaagtattCAAATGCATAGAAGGAGCCTTCAGATTATTTTCTGCTGATTATGTTCAAAGAGATTTTAGTGATATGGTTGAAATTTACTGTCTCTCTTTAAATGGTGAGCTGTTAATCAGTTTGAAACTTCTGGATGCTGTACTTAAAGTAACTTTAATAAAACAGTGAGATATTAAACTATGTTCCTGAAAAATGAGGTTCTTACCATGGCAAGTAGTGTCCCCCTTGCTTTCTtggaaaaataggaaataactCTCTAGGAACTTCCCAGGAGACAGAAAGGAGTGGTATGAACTTTAGATTCTTGGTAGCATTAAACATATTTCTGGTTCCCAAACTCACTTTTTTGCTTCAAATCCTTCACAGTATGAACTGAAGTGCAAAAGACACAACACCTTTTAAAACTGTGTGGGCAACactattttttgaaaaagagtAATTAGGTGATTAAACCTACAAATTTTGAGTTTTCTAGTCCTcatcaaacaaaatattctccatacatttaattttaagcacATAAATACTGTTGTGGATAAGGAGGCCATTAGATGGGAGACAGAAAACGCAGAACCCTGTAggattgctttttaaaaaatggcagAATTTCACTTGTATActattttttccacttgcttGTGCATCTGTACATTGTttaatcaaaatgaaagaatagGGAACCCTCTTTTCTCTCATACAGTTTAGGAAAGGGGTGAGCATCAGAATTTCCACACCAGATAGGGAGCTTAATGGAAAGCGGGATTATCAACGCATAGCCACAGAAGCTCAGCTCATCTCAAGACAGGTGTACAGTTTTAGAAGTTTCCTTGTTATACATTTGGCAGCCTGTCTCTCACTCTCTTTATACTTCCAAGGCCACACGAGTGTTTTCACAGCTACAATTCACTGACATGGTAAATCCTAATTAGAGCTAATTTAGAGCAAAGCAAATATCTATTAGTTTTATGATCTGTGAGGAAAGATTGAACAAactagagagaaaaatgagggGTAGATGATAACAAACTTCAAGTAAGTGAAAAAGGAAGGATGTAATATATTCGTGTGTCTGCAGTGAGCACGATCTTCATTTACAACAAAGACACCTCAGTCTAGACAtggacaaaaacattttaatggcATGAAGAAGGCGGTGCTGGAACATCTTTCTTTATGCCTGCTGTTGGAAGTTGtaagaaaaagttaaataaacagTTCTCAGTACTGGCCTACTGGCCCAGCTGACCCCTGTTTCGAGCACAGGAACGATGAAACATGActttgaaggtcttttctagCCGTATGAAAACTATGGTAAAATACAACACTAACAAAGGAACAGGGGTATCTTAACCAGCATCTACTTACATCACAGCAACAAGGATTACTCTTACccttttttcttactgtatCTGACAGTAGAAAATAGAGAAGTCAGGagaaacaaacttttcttttctgtttttttacaAGAATGAGTGATTAAATGAATATATCAAATCTCTCAGGCCTCCTAGCATCAGCTAATAGTTAAAATACAAGTATTCAGTCAAAATCAACTGAGCAGGCAGCTCCTTCAACCATATTTGGAAGGCAAGTGACTTTCCAAATTATGTATGTAGTTTAGAACTTCTTGAAAATTCCATCTAGCGTGAATAGGGGCAGTTAGCAATGAACTTGTCAAAAATATAATATACCACTTTGCAACATAGAAGAAAGATATTGCAATATGTATAAAGACCTCAAGCAATTTGTCACTTTTACAGCTGTTTACAAGTTTGGTTGTTCTCACTGTGCACCACAAAGTAAGgtccaaagttttttttttttccatgtgtctgACTGCAGAATGAAGTTTAATATTATATTACTGAAATGAataatctacaaaaaaaaaaaaaaaaactaattcatAAAAAATATGTCATCGTCATTTTGGGAGATTAAAGGTCTTAGAGGCTTTTAAAGTGCTTAGAGAAAGTAAATGTTCCCTGATATACCTAAGAAGCAGCATTTGGAATGACTTCAAAGACATTGATAAGATAATCAGAGGAAACTTTTGGCTATCTCTCATAAAATAGAAACCACAGAATGCTCATCTCGTTGGAATGATTATCATTGTTTGTTAATTTACCCAATAGATTAAGCTCCTAGATTTCAGTTTCATCAGATAGAAGATTATATTCATTTATAAGAAACACATTTGCTCACTGGAATGGAAAGACCACTTAATTACAAGAACTAGCTAGCAGAAGCCAAATATCTAGCCAGGGACTCAAAAAGACACATATTTGTACTGTTCTAAATGTTGATAGCTGACTTGTCCGGATGGTTTGTAATTGTCTTTGATTTCTAATTTCTAATTGAAAAATCTACTGGTGTTCTGTCCACCAGGTTATACAAATGCCAtagagctcctttctctcctaCTGGGGAACCTGGGACAATGTAGCAACAAATAGAAGCAGTAGGGACAGGCAAGACAGAAAGTGAATGAATGTCTGTAAGGTAGTGGAATATTTTTTGACACACCAAGGATCGATGACTACAGATACTTCTTCTATCCCTCCATTTTCATATCTAAGCACTTTTCCCCTGGGAAAACTCAGAATTACTCTTGCAGACTTCTTACTTCATTATGTCTTCATGTGGAATGTTATTGGGAAAGCTTTTTGTTTGGACCTAGGTCTTAAAAACCTCTATAATAACCAGCACTGTGTCTATAATTAGCCTTTTATACTGGCTGAGAGTGATATAAACCAGAGCTTTTTGTGATATTACCCTGACAGTTACCTAAAGGTATTTATCCATACTATTAAGAAGAACAGCAAGATCTTGACTTTAATGAAGTAAATAAGAGTTTcatcattttaacaaaaatcagCCAATCATTCCTTGGCAAAGTTCACAGTAATTGATAGTCTCAAGAAAATGTTAGACTGACAGACTGTACAGGAATATCTCAAGTGCTAGCTCACTCTTcaaccctcttttttttattcatctgcCAGACTCTCATA comes from Anser cygnoides isolate HZ-2024a breed goose chromosome 1, Taihu_goose_T2T_genome, whole genome shotgun sequence and encodes:
- the MTNR1B gene encoding melatonin receptor type 1B, whose product is MLENGSLRNCCDPGGRGRFGSAEREEDAAGSPRPAWVVSALSSVLIFTTVVDILGNLLVIVSVFKNRKLRNSGNAFVVSLALADLVVALYPYPLVLLAIFHNGWTLGEMHCKVSGFVMGLSVIGSIFNITAIAINRYCYICHSFAYDKVYSCWNTMLYVSLVWVLTVIATVPNFFVGSLKYDPRIYSCTFVQTASSYYTIAVVVIHFIVPITVVSFCYLRIWVLVLQVRRRVKSETKPRLKPSDFRNFLTMFVVFVIFAFCWAPLNFIGLAVAIDPLEMAPKVPEWLFIISYFMAYFNSCLNAIIYGLLNQNFRNEYKRILMSLWMPRLFFQDTSKGGTDGQKSKPSPALNNNDQMKTDTL